The genomic segment GCCACCTCACCCTCAACGAGGACCTCGACCCGGTGACGGGCACTCCCCGCCGCGCCCTGCTGGGCACGCTCGACCTCGGGACCGGGGCCGCCCTGCCCCGCGCCTTCCACGATCCCATCACCGAAACCCCGCGCATCAACGAGGTCGAGGAATGGGTGTTCATCAACAACACGGCCGACGTCCATCCCATCCACCTGCACCAGCTCCAGTTCATGGTCGTGGACCGTGCCCCGGTTGCCTACGTGCCGGGCACCGACGCTCCCGACCGGGGCTACCCTGGGCACCTCGTGATGGAAGACGGCCGCCCTGCTTTCGGCCTCCCCCGGTCCCCCGAGGCCAACGAGCGTGGCTGGAAGGACACCGTGCTCGTCTATCCCGGCGAGATGACGCGCGTTCGCCTGAAATTCGACCTGCCCGGCGACTATGTGTGGCACTGCCACATCCTCGAACACGAGGAAAACGACATGATGCGGCCGCTCCGGGTGCTGAGGGAGGGAGAAGCAGCGCCGAACAGCTCCGGTGGGCAGATGGGCCACTAGGGCCTGGCCTGAGGTGCCCGGCGAGCCGGGGCCGAGGCTGGCCCGGATCGGTCCCCGCCGTCACAATGGCCCCATCCATGTACCTCGTTCAACTGCTGCTCCCCCTGTACGGCAACGACGGCCAGCCCTTCGAAAAGGAACGTTACGCGGCCGTCTCCGGCACCCTCACCGGGCGCTTTGGCGGCCTCACCGCCTACACCCGCGCTCCCGCCGCCGGGCTGTGGCGGGACGGGAGGCAGACGGTGCGCGACGACGTGGTGGTCTACGAGGTGATGGTGCCCGACCTCGACCGGGCGTGGTGGCAGGGCTACCGCGAGGAACTGCGGCGCGACTTTCAGCAGGAGGCGCTGGTGGTGCGGGCGCAGGCGGTGGAGGTGCTGTGACTCAGCCCACCGTCTCCAGCGCCCTCGGATAGCTCCCGATAATCTTCGCGTAGCTCGCCTTCCTCAGCACCCCGGCGAGGGCCTGCGCCACCTGCGGGTCGTGGGCCGAGCCCTCGATGTCCACATAGATCAGGTAGCTCCAGGCGCGGTCCCGGCGCGGCCTCGACTCGATGCGCGAGAGGTTGAGGCCGCGCAACTCGTTCAAGGTCTCGACCAGAAAGCCGGGCGTGTGGCGCACCGCGAAGACGAGGCTGGTCTTGTGCGGCGCGTCGGACGGCTCGGGTTCGTGGCGCGAGAGCAGCAGAAAGCGGGTGAAGTTGAAGGGTTCGTCCTCGATCTCGCGGGCCAGGATGTGCAGGCCGTACAGCTCGGCGGCGCGGGCGGAGGCGATGGCGGCCTCGTCCCTCGCCCCCCGCGCGGCGAGGTCGCGGGCACTTCCGGCGGTGTCGTGTGCGGCGACGGGTTGCCAGCCGCGCTCGCGGATGAGTCCGGTGCACTGGTCGAGCGCGGGCTGCTGCGAGACGACCCGGCGAATGTCCTCCAGGGGTACGCCCGGCAGCGCCATCAGGCAATGGCTGACGCGCACGACGACCTCGCCCGCGACGTGCAGGTCGGTCTCGGCGAGCAGGTCGGTGGTCTGGTGAATCGCCCCCATCAGGCTGTTCTCGACCGGAAGGACGCCGTAGTCGGCCCCGCCGCCCTCCACCGCCGCCGCGACCTCGTGGAAGGTGGGAAAGCCGCGCGTGCCCACACCCATGTGGGGAATCCCGGCGCTCCCCAGCGCGTGCAGGGCGGCGATCTCGCCGTACGCTCCCGGATGGCCCTGAAAGGCCACCACGGGGGAAGGCCCTGTACCCGCCGGAGCTGTTCCTGACCCGTTCATGGAAGGCAGGCTAGCGTGCCCGGCCCGCCCCGGTGGGCCGTTCGGTGGGGCTACACTGCCGGGGTGCTTCCCCTGATGCCTGATCCGGTGCTCGACCTCGACGCCGCCGCCCTGGGCGCCGCCACGCGCCGGGGCGACCTCACCGCGCTGGAGGTGACCCGCACCTACCTCGCCCGGCTGCGGGCGCACAACCCCCGCCTGCGGGCCGTCATCACGGTGAACGAGGCGGCCGAGGCCGAGGCCGCGCACCTCGACGCCCTGCCCCCCGAGCGGCGCGGCCCGCTGCACGGCCTGCCCCTGCTGATCAAGGACAACATCGACGTGGCGGGCCTGCCCACGACCGCCGGAAGCCTGCTGATGACCCGGCACGTGCCCCGACAGGACGCGCCGCTCGTGAGCCGGCTGCGGGCGGCGGGCGCGGTGATTCTGGGCAAGGCCAACCTGACCGAGTGGGCCAACTTCATGACCCTGGGGATGACGAACGGCTACTCCGGGGCGGGCGGTCAGACGGTCAACCCCTGGGGCGAGGGGATCGACACGGGCGGGTCGTCGAGCGGGAGCGGCGTGGCCGTCGCGGCGCGGCTGTGCGTGGCGGCGATCGGCACCGAGACGAGCGGCTCGATTCTCAGCCCGGCCCAGCAGAGCGGCGTGATCGGCCTCAAGCCCACGGTGGGCCTGATTCCGCGCACGGGCGTGGTGCCCATCAGCCACAGCCAGGACACCGCCGGGCCGATCACCCGCTCGGTGCGCGACGCGGCCCTGCTCGCCGGGGTGATGGCCGGTCCCGACGAGGCGGACGAGGCCAGCCGCCGCTTCCCGGTGCCGGGGCTGGCCCTGCCGGAAGGCGCGTTGGCGGGCACCCAGATCGGCGTGATGCGCGAGCCTCCCGGCAGTCCCCTTTCTCCAGCGGAGACGGCCGCCCTCGCCCGCGCCGAGGCCGCCCTCACCGAGGCCGGGGCCAGGCTGCGTGACGTGAGCTTGGAGACCGCCGCCGACCTGAGCGGCTGGCGGCTGGAGGTGCTCGTCTACGAGTTCAAGCATGACCTCAACGCCTACCTCGCCGGGGTGCAGGACGGCCCCCGCAGCCTCGCCGAGGTGATCGCCGGAAACGACGAGGACCCCGAACGCTTTCAGCGCTACGGCCAGACGCTGCTCCATGCCGCCGAGGGCACGCGCGGCGACCTCTCCGAGCGGGCCTACCGGGAGGCGCGGGCGCGCGACCTCGACCTCTCGCGGACGCGGGGCCTCGATCCCCTCTTCGCGGACGGCCTCGACGCGCTGCTGTGGCCGGCACTGCGCGGCTACTCGGTGGCGGCCAAGGCCGGGTATCCCAGCGTGACGGTCCCGACCGGGCTGCACGGGGGTGCTCCGACCGGCGTGCTCCTGACCGGCCCGGCGGCGAGCGATGGGCGCGTGCTGGCGCTGGCCGCCGACCTCAACCTGCGCCTGGGTGGGGTTCAGTTTCCCCCCGACCCTGCCTGACCCTGCAGGGGGGCCGCTTGACCCCCCGCCCCGGCCCGTCCTACCATGCATCCGCTGGAGGGGGCGGTTAGCTCAGTGGTAGAGCTTTCGCTTTACACGCGACGGGTCGGGGGTTCAAATCCCTCACCGCCCACCACGAACAGGACGCATGAAAAGCCCACCCGCCGCGGGTGGGTTTCGTCTTGCCGAGCCTGTTCCTACGCCTCCTCGGGCGAGCGGGGCGCGGTCAGGATCACGTCCCCCGGCGGCACGATGAGCACCCGGTCGAGGCGCGGGCCGTCGAGGTCCACGACCTCCAGGGTCCAGCCGCCCACCTCGGCCCGGGCACCGACCTGTGGGAACTCGCCCAGGGCTTCAAGGACATAGCCCGCGAGCGTGCTGAACTCCTCCGGGCCGTGCCGGGGCAGGGGCACGGTGGCCCGCAGGTCGTGCATGGGCACGCCGCCGTCGACCAAAAAGGAGCCGTCCTCGCGCCGCACGATCATCTCCTCCTCGCCGGGCGCGTCGACCCCCGCCAGCTCGGTGAGCAGGTCGGTGGCGGTCAGCAGCCCGGAAAAGAGGCCGTACTCGTCCACCACCACGGCGAGGCGCTGCAACCCCCCCTCGCTGAGGCGGGACAGGACGTCCTCGGCCCAGGCCGTTTCGGGCACGAACAGCACGGGCTGCATCAGGTCCGTCAGCGTCTCGCCCGTGCGCGACGCCCGCAGCACGTCCACCACCCGCACCTGCCCGATCACCTCGCCCGCGGCGTCGGTGAGGGGGTAGCGGTCGTGCGGCGCCCCGAGGACCTGCTCGACGATCTCGATCAGGGGTGCCTCGGCAGAGAGCAGCACCACGTCGGCGCGGTGGGTCATCAGGTCGCGCACCCGGCGGTCGTTGAAGCGCAGCACGTGGCCGATGCGCTCCGTCTCGCCCGCTTCCAGGCTGCCGCTCTCGGCGGCTTGCCGGGCGAGCGCCTTGACGTCTTCCTCGGTGATCTTTTCCTGCGGTTCGCCGCGCAGCCCCAGCAGCCACAGCAGGCCGCGCGTGGTGCCCTCCAGGACCCACACGGCCGGGCGGGCCACCCGCGAGAGCACCGTGAAAAAGGAGGCCACCCGCACGGCCAGCCCCTCGGGGTCGCGCAGGGCGATGTTCTTGGGGGCAAGTTCCCCCAGCACCAGCGAGAGGAAGGTCACCAGCAGCACGACCGCCGCCGACGCCGCCGTGCCCGCCGCCTCCCCGAAGAGGGGCCGCAGCGTGGGTTCGAGGTAGCGGGTCAAGCTGCCCCCCGCAAACACGGCGCTGATGGTGCCGATCAGGGTGATCCCGATCTGCACGGTCGCCAGAAAGGCGCCGGGCCGCTCGGCGAGCGCCAGTGCCCGCGCCGCGCCCCGGTGCCCGGCGCTCGCCCGCGCCTGAAGCCGCGACTTTCGGGCCGACACCACCCCCAGCTCGGAACCCGAGAACAGACCATTCACGATCAGCAGCAGCAGCAGGATGCCAAATTCCAACCAGGGATTCCCCACAGGGGGCAGTGTACGGGAGTGGAGGTGAACGGCGCGGCGACTTCGCCCCCCGCCCCGGCCCCGATATGCGAGGATGCCCGCCGTGTCTGCCGTGTCCGCCGTCCCCCTGCCCGCCCCGCCCCGCACCCTGGGGGCCGGACTGCTGCTGACGGTTCTCGTCGTGGCCTTCGAGTCGATGGCGGTGGGCACTGTGCTGCCGCGCGTGGCGAGCGAGTTGCAGGGGCTGAGCCTGTACGGCTGGGCGTCGAGCGCTTTCCTGCTCTCCAGCCTGTTCGGGGCCGTGCTGGGCGGCGTATTGAGTGACCGCCGGGGCCTGATGTGGGGGGCCGGGTTCTCGCTCGCGGTGTTCGCGGCGGGGCTGCTGGTGGGCGGCCTGGCTCCGACCATGACGGTGTTCGTCCTGGGACGATTGATTCAGGGGCTGGGCGCCGGGGGGCTGGGGGCGCTGCCCTTCGCGGTCATCACCTCCCGCTACCCGGAAGCGCAGCGGGCCAGGATGCTCGCCGCCGTGTCCTCGGCGTGGCTGCTGCCCGCGCTCGTCGGACCACTGATCGCCAGCCTGATCGCGGACCTGTGGTCGTGGCGCACCGTGTTCTGGGGGCTGGTGCCCGTGCTCGCGCTCGTCGCGCCGCTGTGCCTGTGGCCGCTGCGGGGTCCGGCCCCCCGTGCGGAGGGCCGGGCAGCGCAGGCGGCCCTGCTGTGGCCCGCCCTGGGGCTGGCGGCGTCGGCGGGAGCGCTCGTGGAGGGATTGCGCTCACCGGGATTCCTCGGCGCGGGGCTGGTGGTGCTCGGCGCGGCTGGGGTCGTGTGGACCGCCCGCCGCCTCTTTCCAGCAGGGCTGCTGCGTTTTTCCGGCGGCCTGCCCACCGCACTCGCGGTGCGGGGGCTGGCGGCTTTTGCGCTCTTGGGAGCCAACTCCTTTCTGCCGCTGGCGCTGCACGAGCTGCGCGGCCTCTCGCTGACGGCGGCGGGCTGGGTCCTGAGCCTGGGCGGGGCCACCTGGACGCTGGGGTCCTGGGTGCAGGCGCAGGTCGAGCGGCGTCTGGGCGCCGAGTCCCGGCCCCTGCGGGTGCGGGTGGGCCTGGGGCTGATGGCGACCGGACTGCTCACCAGCGCCCTGGCCGTCCTGGGGGGGCTGCCGCTGTGGACCGTCTACCCGGCGTGGGTGCTGGCCTGCCTCGGCATGGGCGTGGGCTACAACAGCAACAGCCTCTACGCGCTGGCCGCCGCCGACCCCGGCGAGTCGGGGCGGCTTTCCGGGCAGCTCGCCAATATCGAGGTGTTGATGGTGGCCGTCGCTGCCGGGGTGGGTGGGGCCTTGATCGCCCGGCTGCCGCTGGAGCGGGCCTTTACGCTCGCCTTTGGGGTCACGCTGCTGGCGGCGCTCCTGGGGTGGCTGGCGGCGGGGCGGCTGCGGCGGGCTGAGTAGGACCCGGCTTCTTATCTCTACGAATCAGAGCTGCTTGGCGATAACTTCGCAGCAGCTTTAAGCCGCTCGGTAATGTGCGTACCTACGCCAATGAGCATGTTGTGGTGCGTCTCGCAGAGCAGCCACTGAAAATCCTTGGCAACGATGTAATACTCAAAAGCGAAAAGCTCGCGGAGAACCGCTCCAATGGCACCCACCCGGCCTCTGAACAACCAGTAATTCCCCTCCAGTTTCTGACCATCCCAGTCTTCTGCCAGAAGCCACACCTGCTCATCAGGTGGCACCAGTCGAGACAGCCAGTGCCAGCCTCCCGGCTCGTCCAGAGGAAGGGCAAAGTGTTCGCCCTTGAAACCTTCCCAGAGCCACAGGCGTTCCTGGCCCTGTGCACCATACACAGTGAATGTCTCCAAGATGCGGTTGAGGACGGCACGGTACTGGGTTGGCCGCACAGCGACCAAATCCTCTGGCGGCAGATGGAGGGCCTCCATGACTCTGGCAATTTCAGTCCGCATGACTGATACGGTGGCCCCTACCCCTCCCGCGTCGTCACCTCAATCGTCGGGTGGCGCTTCTCGAAACGCACACTCAGGACGCCCGCCGCGAGCTGCGCCTCGCCGGAGCCCGGCACGACGGCTTCCGGAAAGGTCAGGGTGCGGCGGAAGGTTCCGCCGGGGCGCTCGCCGTGCAGCAGCCGGGCGGGGGCCTCGCGGCGGCCCGCGACGGTGACGGCCCCTCCCTCCTCGTGCATTTCCAGGCTCTCCGGGTCCACGCCGGGCACGTCGAGCAGCAGCCGCAGATGGGTGTCCTCGTCCACCCAGTCGGCGGGCGGGGTCCAGGCCCCCAGGGTGCCCAGCGTCTCGACCTCCTCCCGCAGGGTCATGAGCTGTTGCAACCGGGCGAGGACGGGTTCGTTCATGCCTCCCACGGTAGCACCGGGCCGTAAACTCGCGCGTGTGACGTCCGCCCCGTCCCGCCCCGTTCCCATCCTGACCGCCCCCACCGCAGCGGGCAAAAGTGCCCTGGCCCTCGCCCTTGCGGCGACCCGCCCGGTCGAGATCGTGGCGGCCGACGCCTTCACCGTGTACCGGGGGCTGGACATCGGCACCGCCAAGCCGGGCGGGGCAGACCGGGCCGCCGTGCCCCACCACCTTCTCGACATGGTGGGCGTGACGGAGAGCCACGACGTGGCCCGCTACGTGCGGGAGGCGGAGGCGGCCATCGCGGACATCCGGGCGCGGGGCCGGGTGCCTCTGGTCGTGGGCGGCACAGGCTTCTACCTCTCCGCCCTGCTGCGCGGCCTGCCGCTGACCCCGCCCGCCGACCGCGCGGTGCAGGCGGAAGTGGAAGCGGACCTGCGGGAACGTGGCCTGGACGCGCTGCTATCGGAGATCGCCCACGTTAACCCGCAGGAGGCCGAGCGGATGCAGGGCAACCCCCGCCGGGTGGTGCGGGCGCTGGAAGTCTACCGCCGCACCGGGCGCTTTCCAGGCGAGTTCGGGTACAGCTCGCCGCGCTTCGCGTACCAGGTGTTCGCCTTCACCCGGCCCTGGCCGGAGCTGGAAGCCCGCATCGCGGCGCGGGTGGGGGAGATGCTCGCGGGCGGCTGGCCGGGGGAGGCGGCGTGGCTGGCCGCCCAGGTCCCCCCGGATACCGGGCCGCGCCCCACCGTCTGGCAGGCGCTGGGCTACCCGGAAGCGCTCGCGGCCGCACGGGGCGAGTTGACCCCCCAGGAGGCCGCCGCCCGCATCACCCTCGCCACCCGGCGCTATGCCCGGCGCCAGCTCACCTGGATGCGCACCCAGCTCGGCGCGGACGTCGGCGGGCCGGGGGAGACGGCGGCGAGCCTCGCCCGGCACCTGGACGTGGAGGTCCTCTAAAGTCGGCCCCAGCGGGCGCGGCAGCTAGACTGGACGGGTCACTTCTCTCCTCATCCCCTCTGGACCCGCAGGAGGCCTGCCATGAAACCACGCGTTCTGGGAATGATTCTGGCCGGAGGGCAGGGCTCGCGCCTGACGCCCCTGACCCTCAAACGGTCCAAGCCCGCCGTGCCCTTCGGTGGCAAGTACCGCATCATCGACTTCGCGATCAACAACTTCATCAACTCGGGCGTCTTTTCGATCTACGTGCTGACCCAGTACAAGGCGCAGAGCCTGACCGAGCATATCCAGCGCGGCTGGCGCTTCGGCACCTTCCTGCAGGACTACTTCATCACGCTGGTCCCCGCGCAGATGTACCGCTATGAGGAACTCGGCGCGGTGTGGTACCGGGGCACCGCCGACGCCGTGTACCAGAACCTGCACCTCGTGGACAACTTCGAGGCCGACTACGTGGCGATCTTTTCCGGCGACCACATCTACAAGATGAACGTGGAGCACATGCTCCAGTCGCATATCGACGCCCGCGCGGACGTAACAATTGCCGCCTACCCGATGCCGCGCTCGGAAGCGCACCGCTTCGGCGTGATGCATGTGGGCGACCGGGGCCGGGTCACCGAGTTTCTGGAAAAGCCCGCCGACCCGCCCGGCATGCCCGGCGACCCCGACACCACCCTGACCAGCATGGGCAACTACATCTTCTCGCGCCGGGCGCTCGAAGAACTGCTGCACACCTCCATCAGCGGGCAGGAGGACGGCTTCGACTTCGGGCAGGACGTGATTCCACGGGCGCTGGCGGACGGCTACTCCGTGCAGGCCTACGACTTTCACAAGAATCCCATTCCCGGCCAGCAGGGGCCGAACCTCTACTGGCGTGACGTGGGGACGCTGGACGCCTACTTCGACGCCAGCCTCGATCTGGTCAGCGTGAACCCGGAGTTCGACATCTACAACCCGCAGTGGCCGCTGCGCACCAGCAGCGAGTTCTCGCCCCCCGCCAAGTTCGTCCACGAGGCCGAGGGCCGCAAGGGACAGGCCTTCAACTCCAGCCTCGCCGGGGGCGTGATCGTCAGCGGCGGGACCGTGCGCGACTCGATTCTCAGCCGCAATGTGCATATCCACTCGTACTCGCTCGTCGAGAGCTGCGTCCTGTTCGACAACGTGGTCGTGGGGCGCCACTCGCACCTGCGCCGGGTGATCGTGGACAAGGACGTGACCATTCCGCCCGGCACCAAGATCGGCGTGGACCATGAGGAGGACCGGGCACGCGGCTTTACGGTCACCGAGAATGGCGTGGTGGTGGTGCCCAAGAGTTACACCTTCTGAGCGTGTTGCGCGTGACCCTCGAAGCACCTCTCTGCTTCACAGTTTTGCAAGTGCCTTGGGGAGCGGGCCGCGAAGCGGACTGAGGGGTTAAGGAGTTGACCCCCCGCCCTCCGCTATGCTTCCCCCTGATGGAAGTCGGCGCGGAGGTGGGGGGGCGCTACCGCTTGCACGCCCTGCTGGGCGAGGGCGGCAGCGCCCGCGTCTACCGTGCCGAGGACACCCACCTGGGCCGCGAGGTGGCGGTCAAGGTGCTGCACCCCCACCTGCCCGACGGCGACCGCGCCCGCTTTCTGCGGGAAGTGCGCACGCTCGCCCGCCTCTCGCATCCCGGCGTGGTGCCCGTCCTCGACCTGGGGGAGATGCCGGGGGAGGGGGGAGGCCCCGCCCGCGCCTTTTTCACCATGCCGCTGCTGGCCGGGCCGATCACGGCGCTGGGGCCGCTGGAGGACTCGCCCGCGTCGCTGACCCCTTTTCTCACGGCGGCGGGCTTCGCGTCGCGGGCGCTGGGCTTTATCCACGCGCAGGGGATCATCCACCGCGACCTCACGCCGGGCAACGTGCTGCTGGACGAGGCCCGGATGCCCCGGCTGATGGATTTCGGGCTGGTGGCCCTCTCCGAACACAGCCGCCACCTCACCCGCAGCGGGGTCACGCTGGGCACGCCCGCCTACATGGCCCCCGAGCAGGCGCGGGGGTCGGGGGTGGGGCCACGCAGCGACCTCTACGCGCTGGGCGCCGTGCTGTACCGGGTGGCCTGCGGGTCGCCGCCCTTTGTCGGGGACAGCGACCAGAGCGTCCTCTTTCAGCATGTCTACGAGCCGCCGCCCGACCCCCGCGACCTCAATCCCGCCGTGCCCGACGCGGTGGCGCGGGTGCTGCTCGCGCTCCTCGCCAAGAACCCGGAGGAGCGGCCCGAGAGTGGCGAAGCGGCCGCGCACCTGTGGGCGCTCGCCCGGCGCGAGGTCTGGACGGCGCATGCGCGGGGCCAGTACCGGGGTGGGCGCACCCGCACGGGCGAGCACCCCGACGGCCCGGCCCGCGTAGGCAACCTCACCGAAGCCTGGAGCGTTCCCCTCCCCGGCGAGGTGACCTGGCCCGCCGCCGTGGTGGGGGAGGGTGACCTGCTCGCGGTGGGCACGCGGGGCGGGCAGCTCGTGCTGATGCACACTTCCGGGCGGCCCTACGCCACCCACGCCGCCCGCGACGAGGTGACGGCCCCGGCGACCTTCGTGGGCGGCGACATCCTGTACGGCGCCTGGGACGGCACCCTGCGGCGGGTGCGGCTGCGCGGCGGCGAGCAGGTCTGGGAGCATCAGGCCCGCGCCGAGTTCACGGGCGCCCCGACCCTGTGGGGGGGGCGGGTCCTGGCCGCCAGCCGCGATGGGCACCTGCACGCGCTCAACGCCCGCACCGGGGACCTTGCCTGGGCGTACCGGGCGGGGGGGCCGGTCGCCGCCTCGCCGGTGGTGTGGGCGGGCGCCGCGCTGCTGTGCGACGAGAACGGCTGGCTGCATGCCCTGGACGCCCGCACCGGGACCCCGCTGTGGAAGGTCGAGGTCGGCACCGTCCACGCCACCCCCGCCCTGCGCCCCACCGCGCCGGGCCGCGCCACCCTGCTTGTCCCTACCTGGCCCGGCGAGGTCCACGCCCTCTCCCTGCGGGCCGATGGCGGCCGCGCCGTGCTCGACAGCCCCGAGCCGACCCTGTGGACCTACGACCTGGAAGACGAGATCTGGGCCGCTCCCGCGCTGACCGCCGACCTTGCGCTGGTCGCGGGTTGGGGCGGCACTGTGCGGGCGCTGCGCCTTTCAGACGGGGAGGACGTGTGGGCGCATACGCTGGAGGGCCGCGTGACTGCCAGCCCGGTCGTGAGCGCGGGGCTGGTCTTCCTGGCGTCGGAGGGGGGCGAACTCGCCGCGCTGGACATTCAGACCGGGGCTGTGCGCTGGCGCCGCCGCGAGCGCGAGGGGGTGCAGGCGACGCCGCTGGCCGCCGCCGGGACGCTGTACGTCGCCTTCATGAATGGGACGCTGCGGGCCTACCGGGAGGGGGAGGAGGGGGCGTAGTTGCCAACCCCGTCCCCATGACGTTTGCCTGTACCACCCCGGCGTACACTGCCCGCTGGAGGTCGCCCCATGCCCAATATCGGACCCGCTGAACTGCTCGTCATTCTGGTGATCGCCCTGCTGGTCTTCGGGCCGCGCAAGTTGCCCGAGCTGGGCAAGAGCCTCGGCG from the Deinococcus sp. NW-56 genome contains:
- a CDS encoding prephenate dehydratase, whose protein sequence is MNGSGTAPAGTGPSPVVAFQGHPGAYGEIAALHALGSAGIPHMGVGTRGFPTFHEVAAAVEGGGADYGVLPVENSLMGAIHQTTDLLAETDLHVAGEVVVRVSHCLMALPGVPLEDIRRVVSQQPALDQCTGLIRERGWQPVAAHDTAGSARDLAARGARDEAAIASARAAELYGLHILAREIEDEPFNFTRFLLLSRHEPEPSDAPHKTSLVFAVRHTPGFLVETLNELRGLNLSRIESRPRRDRAWSYLIYVDIEGSAHDPQVAQALAGVLRKASYAKIIGSYPRALETVG
- a CDS encoding amidase family protein, with translation MPDPVLDLDAAALGAATRRGDLTALEVTRTYLARLRAHNPRLRAVITVNEAAEAEAAHLDALPPERRGPLHGLPLLIKDNIDVAGLPTTAGSLLMTRHVPRQDAPLVSRLRAAGAVILGKANLTEWANFMTLGMTNGYSGAGGQTVNPWGEGIDTGGSSSGSGVAVAARLCVAAIGTETSGSILSPAQQSGVIGLKPTVGLIPRTGVVPISHSQDTAGPITRSVRDAALLAGVMAGPDEADEASRRFPVPGLALPEGALAGTQIGVMREPPGSPLSPAETAALARAEAALTEAGARLRDVSLETAADLSGWRLEVLVYEFKHDLNAYLAGVQDGPRSLAEVIAGNDEDPERFQRYGQTLLHAAEGTRGDLSERAYREARARDLDLSRTRGLDPLFADGLDALLWPALRGYSVAAKAGYPSVTVPTGLHGGAPTGVLLTGPAASDGRVLALAADLNLRLGGVQFPPDPA
- a CDS encoding hemolysin family protein translates to MGNPWLEFGILLLLLIVNGLFSGSELGVVSARKSRLQARASAGHRGAARALALAERPGAFLATVQIGITLIGTISAVFAGGSLTRYLEPTLRPLFGEAAGTAASAAVVLLVTFLSLVLGELAPKNIALRDPEGLAVRVASFFTVLSRVARPAVWVLEGTTRGLLWLLGLRGEPQEKITEEDVKALARQAAESGSLEAGETERIGHVLRFNDRRVRDLMTHRADVVLLSAEAPLIEIVEQVLGAPHDRYPLTDAAGEVIGQVRVVDVLRASRTGETLTDLMQPVLFVPETAWAEDVLSRLSEGGLQRLAVVVDEYGLFSGLLTATDLLTELAGVDAPGEEEMIVRREDGSFLVDGGVPMHDLRATVPLPRHGPEEFSTLAGYVLEALGEFPQVGARAEVGGWTLEVVDLDGPRLDRVLIVPPGDVILTAPRSPEEA
- a CDS encoding MFS transporter, translated to MPAVSAVSAVPLPAPPRTLGAGLLLTVLVVAFESMAVGTVLPRVASELQGLSLYGWASSAFLLSSLFGAVLGGVLSDRRGLMWGAGFSLAVFAAGLLVGGLAPTMTVFVLGRLIQGLGAGGLGALPFAVITSRYPEAQRARMLAAVSSAWLLPALVGPLIASLIADLWSWRTVFWGLVPVLALVAPLCLWPLRGPAPRAEGRAAQAALLWPALGLAASAGALVEGLRSPGFLGAGLVVLGAAGVVWTARRLFPAGLLRFSGGLPTALAVRGLAAFALLGANSFLPLALHELRGLSLTAAGWVLSLGGATWTLGSWVQAQVERRLGAESRPLRVRVGLGLMATGLLTSALAVLGGLPLWTVYPAWVLACLGMGVGYNSNSLYALAAADPGESGRLSGQLANIEVLMVAVAAGVGGALIARLPLERAFTLAFGVTLLAALLGWLAAGRLRRAE
- a CDS encoding DUF6756 family protein, which produces MRTEIARVMEALHLPPEDLVAVRPTQYRAVLNRILETFTVYGAQGQERLWLWEGFKGEHFALPLDEPGGWHWLSRLVPPDEQVWLLAEDWDGQKLEGNYWLFRGRVGAIGAVLRELFAFEYYIVAKDFQWLLCETHHNMLIGVGTHITERLKAAAKLSPSSSDS
- a CDS encoding Hsp20/alpha crystallin family protein — its product is MNEPVLARLQQLMTLREEVETLGTLGAWTPPADWVDEDTHLRLLLDVPGVDPESLEMHEEGGAVTVAGRREAPARLLHGERPGGTFRRTLTFPEAVVPGSGEAQLAAGVLSVRFEKRHPTIEVTTREG
- the miaA gene encoding tRNA (adenosine(37)-N6)-dimethylallyltransferase MiaA, whose product is MTSAPSRPVPILTAPTAAGKSALALALAATRPVEIVAADAFTVYRGLDIGTAKPGGADRAAVPHHLLDMVGVTESHDVARYVREAEAAIADIRARGRVPLVVGGTGFYLSALLRGLPLTPPADRAVQAEVEADLRERGLDALLSEIAHVNPQEAERMQGNPRRVVRALEVYRRTGRFPGEFGYSSPRFAYQVFAFTRPWPELEARIAARVGEMLAGGWPGEAAWLAAQVPPDTGPRPTVWQALGYPEALAAARGELTPQEAAARITLATRRYARRQLTWMRTQLGADVGGPGETAASLARHLDVEVL
- the glgC gene encoding glucose-1-phosphate adenylyltransferase; translation: MKPRVLGMILAGGQGSRLTPLTLKRSKPAVPFGGKYRIIDFAINNFINSGVFSIYVLTQYKAQSLTEHIQRGWRFGTFLQDYFITLVPAQMYRYEELGAVWYRGTADAVYQNLHLVDNFEADYVAIFSGDHIYKMNVEHMLQSHIDARADVTIAAYPMPRSEAHRFGVMHVGDRGRVTEFLEKPADPPGMPGDPDTTLTSMGNYIFSRRALEELLHTSISGQEDGFDFGQDVIPRALADGYSVQAYDFHKNPIPGQQGPNLYWRDVGTLDAYFDASLDLVSVNPEFDIYNPQWPLRTSSEFSPPAKFVHEAEGRKGQAFNSSLAGGVIVSGGTVRDSILSRNVHIHSYSLVESCVLFDNVVVGRHSHLRRVIVDKDVTIPPGTKIGVDHEEDRARGFTVTENGVVVVPKSYTF
- a CDS encoding serine/threonine-protein kinase — its product is MEVGAEVGGRYRLHALLGEGGSARVYRAEDTHLGREVAVKVLHPHLPDGDRARFLREVRTLARLSHPGVVPVLDLGEMPGEGGGPARAFFTMPLLAGPITALGPLEDSPASLTPFLTAAGFASRALGFIHAQGIIHRDLTPGNVLLDEARMPRLMDFGLVALSEHSRHLTRSGVTLGTPAYMAPEQARGSGVGPRSDLYALGAVLYRVACGSPPFVGDSDQSVLFQHVYEPPPDPRDLNPAVPDAVARVLLALLAKNPEERPESGEAAAHLWALARREVWTAHARGQYRGGRTRTGEHPDGPARVGNLTEAWSVPLPGEVTWPAAVVGEGDLLAVGTRGGQLVLMHTSGRPYATHAARDEVTAPATFVGGDILYGAWDGTLRRVRLRGGEQVWEHQARAEFTGAPTLWGGRVLAASRDGHLHALNARTGDLAWAYRAGGPVAASPVVWAGAALLCDENGWLHALDARTGTPLWKVEVGTVHATPALRPTAPGRATLLVPTWPGEVHALSLRADGGRAVLDSPEPTLWTYDLEDEIWAAPALTADLALVAGWGGTVRALRLSDGEDVWAHTLEGRVTASPVVSAGLVFLASEGGELAALDIQTGAVRWRRREREGVQATPLAAAGTLYVAFMNGTLRAYREGEEGA